A window of Conger conger chromosome 13, fConCon1.1, whole genome shotgun sequence contains these coding sequences:
- the mab21l1 gene encoding putative nucleotidyltransferase MAB21L1, which yields MIAAQAKLVYHLNKYYNEKCQSRKAAISKTIREVCKVVSDVLKEVEVQEPRFISSLNEMENRFEGLEVISPTEFEVVLYLNQMGVFNFVDDGSLPGCAVLKLSDGRKRSMSLWVEFITASGYLSARKIRSRFQTLVAQAVDKCSYRDVVKMVADTSEVKLRIRDRYIVQITPAFKCTGIWPRSAAHWPLPHIPWPGPNRVAEVKAEGFNLLSKECYSLNGKQSSAESDAWVLQFAEAENRLLLGGCRKKCLSVLKTLRDRHLELPGQPLNNYHMKTLVSYECEKHPRESDWDENCLGDRLNGILLQLISCLQCRRCPHYFLPNLDLFQGKPHSALENAAKQTWRLAREILTNPKSLEKL from the coding sequence ATGATAGCTGCTCAGGCCAAGTTGGTATACCACCTAAACAAATACTACAACGAGAAATGCCAGTCTCGGAAAGCGGCTATCTCCAAGACAATCCGGGAGGTGTGCAAGGTGGTGTCGGACGTCCTGAAGGAAGTGGAGGTGCAGGAGCCTCGGTTCATCAGTTCGCTGAACGAAATGGAAAACCGCTTCGAAGGTCTGGAGGTGATTTCGCCAACGGAATTCGAGGTGGTCCTCTATTTAAATCAGATGGGGGTTTTCAACTTCGTGGACGACGGCTCGCTGCCAGGTTGCGCGGTGCTGAAGCTCAGCGACGGCCGCAAGAGAAGCATGTCCCTGTGGGTCGAGTTCATCACCGCCTCCGGTTACCTCTCGGCCCGCAAGATCCGGTCCCGCTTTCAAACGCTGGTGGCACAGGCGGTGGATAAATGCAGCTACAGAGATGTCGTAAAGATGGTCGCAGACACCAGCGAAGTGAAACTACGTATAAGAGACCGATATATAGTTCAGATCACCCCGGCTTTCAAATGCACGGGAATATGGCCACGGAGCGCAGCGCACTGGCCACTGCCTCACATCCCCTGGCCAGGACCAAACCGGGTGGCAGAGGTGAAAGCCGAAGGTTTTAACCTTTTATCTAAGGAATGCTACTCCTTAAACGGGAAACAGAGCTCAGCCGAGAGCGATGCCTGGGTCTTACAATTCGCCGAAGCCGAGAATCGACTCCTACTGGGAGGGTGCAGGAAGAAGTGTCTGTCCGTGCTAAAGACACTCCGCGACCGTCACCTTGAACTCCCGGGACAGCCCCTAAACAACTACCACATGAAAACTTTGGTCTCCTACGAGTGTGAAAAACATCCGCGGGAATCGGACTGGGACGAGAACTGTCTCGGGGATCGACTTAACGGAATTTTACTACAGCTCATCTCGTGCTTGCAGTGCAGAAGATGTCCGCATTATTTTCTGCCTAATTTAGATCTATTTCAGGGAAAACCCCATTCAGCCCTGGAAAATGCAGCCAAACAGACATGGCGATTGGCAAGAGAAATTCTTACCAACCCAAAAAGCTTGGAAAAACTCTGA